One Pyrofollis japonicus DNA window includes the following coding sequences:
- a CDS encoding DNA replication complex GINS family protein produces the protein MVIKDSKNLYIDGQSIELQKGVEIEIPYWLATQLVKEGLVKIVESPLSLEDIARIHFSVISAKTPSDLEQLPQYFYQEAKTVIQELGERAKKELDPALLEERHRMLQYLVEIIDKRLTILLQSLRSPTSIAEITSRLTPEEEALLNHLSNALKTWREKILPRATV, from the coding sequence ATGGTTATCAAAGATTCAAAGAACCTCTACATTGATGGACAAAGCATAGAATTACAAAAAGGCGTAGAAATAGAGATTCCATATTGGCTTGCAACTCAACTTGTAAAGGAGGGACTTGTGAAGATTGTTGAATCCCCTCTCAGCCTTGAGGACATTGCAAGAATACACTTCTCAGTAATCTCTGCGAAAACACCATCAGATCTAGAGCAGCTACCCCAGTACTTTTACCAGGAAGCAAAAACGGTTATCCAAGAACTCGGGGAACGTGCTAAGAAGGAGCTTGACCCAGCACTTCTTGAAGAAAGGCATCGGATGCTACAATACCTTGTAGAGATAATCGATAAGAGACTGACAATACTGCTACAAAGCCTCCGTAGTCCGACAAGCATAGCAGAAATAACTTCCCGGCTAACTCCAGAGGAGGAGGCCCTACTAAACCATCTTAGCAATGCGTTAAAAACATGGCGCGAAAAAATTCTACCAAGGGCAACCGTTTAG
- the mcm gene encoding minichromosome maintenance protein MCM: MQSIPGLAEEAVIDARERFHEFLRSFRDRNGNYKYRERIRQMITMGQKSLIVEYNDLYIFDTKLARLLIERPDEVLRQASEALREFIESEAPEYAEGIDRFYVRVRALPKTIPLRRLRSEYIGKLVMLEGILVRATPIKEKITKAVFMHCTREQGCHEFEWPPEGELVGEILEKPPACPVCGSSSGTFRLIPEKSKLIDWQRIVLQERPEEIPPGQLPRSIEVVLQDELVDSARPGDRVTIVGVVRVRPDTAKKRAVYDLYIDAIHLEVSQKLLEEVIITREDEERIKALARDPWIHKKIVASIAPAIYGHWDIKEAIALALFGGVPKITPDGTRIRGDIHVLIVGDPGTAKSQLLQYVARIAPRGIYTTGKGATAAGLTAAVIRDKSTGEYYLEAGALVLADGGVAAIDEIDKMRDEDRVAIHEAMEQQTVSIAKAGIVARLNARTTVIAAGNPKFGRYLTNRTLADNINLPVTILSRFDLIFILKDKPNPEEDRRVARHILEVHKDTERVKPEIEPELLKKYISYARRYVRPRLSQEAIQLIEDFYVQMRRMSLESSDGAIPITLRQLEALVRLAEAHARMALRDEVTVEDAEAAVRLMKAFLESAGLDIESGKIDIDIIMTGKPRSKQEKFTRIMEIIEQLESESEEGCARLKEIQRRALSEGIESNIVDEAIRTMRRDGIIYEKSIGCYAIVR; this comes from the coding sequence ATGCAAAGTATACCTGGGCTTGCTGAAGAAGCGGTTATTGATGCTAGAGAGCGTTTTCATGAGTTTCTGCGAAGCTTTAGAGACCGCAATGGCAACTATAAGTATAGAGAAAGAATACGCCAAATGATAACTATGGGTCAAAAAAGCCTCATCGTTGAGTACAATGATCTCTATATCTTTGACACGAAACTTGCAAGACTGCTAATAGAGCGCCCCGATGAAGTTCTCCGACAAGCAAGCGAAGCGCTAAGAGAGTTTATTGAAAGCGAGGCACCCGAATACGCTGAAGGCATAGACAGGTTCTACGTACGCGTAAGAGCGCTACCAAAAACCATCCCCCTAAGAAGGCTTCGCAGCGAGTACATAGGCAAGCTTGTAATGCTTGAAGGCATACTTGTACGAGCTACGCCTATAAAGGAGAAAATAACGAAAGCCGTGTTCATGCACTGCACACGAGAGCAAGGATGTCACGAATTCGAATGGCCACCCGAAGGCGAACTCGTAGGCGAGATTCTTGAAAAACCGCCAGCCTGTCCTGTCTGCGGAAGCTCTAGTGGAACCTTCCGCCTCATACCAGAGAAATCGAAGCTAATTGATTGGCAGCGCATTGTCCTACAAGAAAGACCTGAAGAGATTCCCCCAGGTCAGCTTCCGCGCAGCATAGAGGTTGTATTACAAGATGAGCTTGTTGACAGTGCACGCCCTGGCGACAGAGTCACAATTGTCGGCGTTGTAAGAGTTAGGCCCGATACCGCGAAGAAAAGAGCAGTCTATGATCTCTACATAGATGCGATTCACCTGGAAGTATCTCAAAAACTCTTAGAGGAAGTAATAATTACCAGGGAGGATGAGGAACGCATTAAAGCACTTGCACGAGATCCCTGGATCCATAAGAAAATTGTGGCCAGCATAGCGCCTGCAATTTATGGGCACTGGGACATTAAGGAAGCGATAGCGCTTGCACTATTTGGCGGCGTTCCGAAAATTACGCCAGACGGTACTAGGATTAGAGGAGATATTCACGTACTCATTGTAGGCGACCCCGGTACAGCCAAGAGCCAGTTGCTACAATACGTCGCACGAATAGCCCCCAGAGGCATATATACAACGGGCAAGGGCGCAACCGCTGCCGGTCTAACAGCAGCAGTCATACGAGACAAATCAACTGGCGAGTATTATCTCGAAGCAGGAGCCCTGGTACTAGCTGACGGCGGTGTTGCAGCGATAGACGAGATAGACAAAATGAGGGATGAAGACAGAGTAGCGATACACGAAGCTATGGAGCAACAAACTGTTAGCATTGCAAAAGCAGGAATCGTTGCAAGGCTTAATGCACGGACAACCGTGATAGCTGCAGGAAACCCAAAGTTCGGTAGATATTTGACAAACCGCACACTAGCAGATAATATAAACTTACCAGTTACAATCCTCTCAAGGTTCGACTTGATATTTATCCTAAAAGATAAGCCAAATCCTGAAGAAGACCGACGCGTGGCTCGCCATATCCTGGAAGTCCACAAGGATACTGAGAGGGTTAAACCCGAGATAGAGCCCGAACTCCTAAAGAAGTACATAAGCTATGCCAGAAGATATGTAAGGCCCAGGCTATCACAAGAAGCAATCCAGCTAATAGAGGACTTCTATGTACAGATGAGACGGATGAGCCTCGAATCATCAGATGGAGCCATACCAATAACCCTTAGACAGCTAGAAGCGCTCGTACGCCTCGCTGAAGCCCATGCACGCATGGCGCTAAGAGACGAGGTAACCGTTGAAGATGCCGAGGCCGCAGTGAGGCTTATGAAAGCCTTCCTGGAGAGCGCGGGTCTTGACATAGAGAGCGGAAAGATAGATATAGATATAATTATGACGGGCAAGCCGAGAAGTAAGCAAGAGAAATTCACAAGAATAATGGAGATAATAGAACAGCTAGAATCAGAAAGCGAAGAGGGGTGCGCAAGACTCAAAGAGATACAACGCCGCGCACTAAGTGAAGGCATAGAATCAAATATCGTTGATGAAGCCATTAGAACCATGAGGCGCGACGGCATAATATACGAAAAGAGTATTGGATGTTACGCGATAGTGAGGTAG
- a CDS encoding NTPase, protein MSSSKVFIVITGRPGVGKTTLVKRVVSKLVHDGIRVAGFYCPEVREGGKRIGFQITSIDGTIRGWLARISGCDGPRVGRYTTCYEAEKVVEEALRNSDKADLVVIDEIGPIELRLRGIRSQILRVLKSLKPGIFVAHYRLSDQIITPLLRRYGYWFEVTLENRDQLVNKIYSLTKNILAERQRDKPRHSID, encoded by the coding sequence ATGTCATCTAGCAAGGTCTTCATAGTAATAACTGGTCGCCCAGGCGTAGGTAAGACAACACTAGTTAAACGCGTAGTAAGCAAACTAGTTCATGACGGCATACGTGTTGCTGGATTTTACTGTCCCGAGGTACGTGAAGGAGGCAAACGTATAGGTTTTCAAATAACAAGCATTGATGGAACCATACGAGGATGGCTTGCCCGTATCTCAGGATGTGATGGTCCCCGAGTTGGAAGATACACTACGTGTTATGAAGCCGAGAAGGTTGTTGAAGAAGCGCTCCGTAACTCGGATAAAGCCGACCTTGTTGTTATAGACGAGATAGGCCCTATTGAGTTGAGGCTCCGAGGAATAAGATCGCAGATACTTCGAGTCCTTAAGAGCCTCAAGCCGGGTATATTTGTAGCACATTATCGATTATCAGATCAAATAATTACACCCTTGCTGCGTCGATATGGATATTGGTTTGAAGTAACGCTTGAGAATAGAGATCAGCTTGTCAATAAGATTTATTCATTGACTAAGAACATTCTTGCGGAAAGACAAAGAGACAAGCCCCGACATTCTATAGATTAA
- the rsgA gene encoding GTPase RsgA — MILASWRSLIWVIRRADVVLEVVDARDPLSTRSKRLERIVQGMGKKLIIVINKSDLVPRDVAEKWKRIFEDQGYKTVYMAARDHKGTRKLRKAIREVSDVTPTIVAVVGFPKTGKSTIINALKGRHSASTSPIPGSPGYTTHAQLYKIGENLYMIDTPGVIPIEGGPLESIIRGRPPEQLSDPVKPAVMLLKRALEYNPNSVVEAYGISETDPYKILELIAIKRGWRYKSDGEPLIEEAARTVIRDYHKGKLLFYVPPEEYLLQKQRKAAKS, encoded by the coding sequence TTGATACTTGCATCGTGGCGTTCACTAATATGGGTTATACGTAGAGCAGATGTGGTACTAGAAGTCGTTGATGCACGGGACCCTTTATCGACGCGAAGTAAGCGCCTTGAGAGAATAGTGCAGGGTATGGGTAAGAAACTGATAATTGTGATTAACAAGAGCGATCTTGTACCTCGTGATGTAGCTGAGAAGTGGAAGAGAATATTCGAGGATCAAGGATACAAAACCGTTTACATGGCGGCAAGAGATCATAAGGGTACGCGGAAGCTGCGTAAAGCTATAAGAGAGGTATCCGATGTCACGCCTACAATAGTTGCAGTAGTGGGGTTCCCTAAGACCGGTAAGTCAACTATAATAAATGCCTTAAAAGGGAGACATAGCGCTTCTACAAGTCCAATTCCAGGGAGTCCTGGCTATACTACCCATGCACAACTATACAAAATAGGCGAGAATCTGTACATGATAGACACGCCAGGCGTTATACCTATTGAAGGAGGCCCTCTTGAGTCAATAATAAGAGGGCGGCCCCCTGAACAGCTAAGTGATCCCGTAAAGCCGGCAGTTATGTTACTCAAGCGTGCATTAGAATATAATCCGAACAGCGTTGTAGAAGCTTATGGCATATCTGAGACAGATCCCTATAAGATACTTGAACTCATAGCAATTAAGCGTGGATGGCGTTATAAGAGTGATGGCGAGCCATTAATAGAGGAAGCGGCTAGAACTGTGATACGTGACTACCATAAAGGTAAACTACTCTTCTATGTACCGCCCGAAGAATACCTTTTACAAAAACAAAGAAAGGCTGCAAAATCCTAG
- a CDS encoding DNA-directed DNA polymerase has product MLLDSSYEIIGKEPVIVLWGILDTGERVVLFDKRFRPYFYALLVKDVTDYDRVLSRIRMFSKPASPIIDTRVVDKKYFGRPRKAARIVTVIPEYVRTYREEVRRLEEVEEVLEADIRFAMRYLIDKHLFPFHVYEVEVEEIKKPIGYRVDKAFNVLSDPVPVAEDKSRDLISKLRILAFDIEVYSKRGSPNPNTDPIIIIAVMDSDGNKELFEADGYDDRKPIKEFINYIKNFDPDIIVGYNNNNFDWPYLLNRARRLGIKLDVSRRVGAEPTTSVHGHISVPGRLNVDLYDYAEEMHEIKIKTLEEVAEYLGVMKKSERVLIEWWRIPEYWDDPQKRPLLKQYALDDVVSTYGLGEKLLPFAIQLSSVTGVPLDQVGAMGVGFRLEWYLIRAAYDMNELVPNRVERREESYRGAIVLKPLKGIHENIAVLDFSSMYPNIMIKYNVGPDTIVDDPSECEKYGGCYVAPEVGHRFRKEPPGFFKTVLINLIDLRKKVRKEMKKYPPDSPEYKLLDERQKALKVLANASYGYMGWTGARWYCRRCAEAVTAWGRQLILTAIEYARKLGLKVIYGDTDSLFVTYDPEKVQKLIEFVEKELGFEIKIDKIYKRVFFTEAKKRYAGILEDGRIDIVGFEAVRGDWCDLAKEVQATTAEIVLKTGDVNKAIEYVRKVIKELKEGKIPIEKLIIWKTLSKKLEEYEHEAPHVVAARRMKEAGFEVSVGDKIGYVIVKGKGNISSRAYPYFMVKPSDIDVDYYIDRQIIPAALRILGYFGVTENQLKSVATGQRSLFEFFKQQKK; this is encoded by the coding sequence ATGCTTCTTGATTCAAGCTATGAGATCATAGGCAAGGAGCCCGTAATAGTTCTATGGGGTATACTGGATACTGGTGAAAGAGTAGTTCTTTTTGATAAGAGATTTAGACCATATTTTTACGCGCTATTAGTGAAAGATGTAACTGACTATGATAGAGTTTTGAGCCGCATAAGAATGTTCAGTAAGCCAGCAAGCCCGATCATAGATACTAGAGTAGTAGACAAAAAGTACTTTGGCAGACCACGTAAAGCCGCAAGAATAGTTACAGTTATACCAGAGTATGTTAGAACGTATCGAGAAGAAGTACGACGTCTTGAAGAAGTAGAAGAAGTACTTGAAGCAGACATACGTTTTGCAATGAGATACTTAATAGATAAGCATTTGTTTCCTTTCCACGTCTACGAGGTTGAGGTTGAAGAAATAAAGAAGCCCATAGGGTATCGAGTAGATAAAGCCTTTAACGTATTGTCTGACCCGGTTCCAGTAGCTGAAGACAAGTCGCGCGATCTGATATCTAAGCTGCGAATTCTCGCGTTTGATATAGAAGTATACAGTAAGAGAGGCAGCCCCAATCCCAACACTGACCCGATAATAATAATAGCCGTAATGGATTCCGACGGGAATAAAGAACTATTCGAAGCAGATGGCTATGATGATCGAAAACCGATTAAAGAATTTATCAACTATATAAAGAACTTTGATCCGGACATAATAGTTGGATACAATAACAACAATTTCGACTGGCCTTACCTCCTTAACAGGGCTCGTAGGCTCGGCATAAAGCTTGACGTCAGTAGACGTGTTGGAGCTGAACCAACAACAAGCGTTCACGGCCACATCTCAGTACCCGGAAGACTTAATGTAGACCTCTATGATTACGCGGAAGAAATGCATGAAATAAAGATCAAAACCCTTGAAGAAGTAGCCGAGTATCTTGGCGTCATGAAAAAGAGCGAAAGAGTTCTCATAGAATGGTGGAGAATTCCGGAATACTGGGATGATCCGCAAAAACGCCCGTTGCTTAAGCAGTATGCTTTAGATGACGTTGTTTCGACATACGGGCTTGGTGAAAAACTACTACCGTTCGCAATCCAGCTCTCATCTGTTACAGGTGTGCCTCTGGACCAAGTCGGTGCAATGGGTGTTGGATTCCGCCTCGAATGGTACCTTATTAGAGCAGCATACGATATGAACGAGCTTGTACCAAATCGGGTTGAGAGGCGTGAGGAAAGCTATAGAGGCGCAATCGTGCTTAAACCCCTTAAGGGCATTCATGAAAATATCGCGGTACTAGACTTCAGCTCCATGTATCCCAATATAATGATAAAATATAATGTAGGCCCTGATACGATAGTAGACGATCCCTCGGAGTGTGAAAAATATGGAGGATGCTATGTAGCCCCAGAGGTAGGTCATAGGTTCCGAAAAGAACCACCTGGTTTCTTCAAAACAGTTCTCATAAATCTCATAGATCTTAGGAAAAAAGTAAGGAAGGAAATGAAAAAATATCCTCCAGACAGCCCAGAATACAAGCTTCTTGATGAGAGGCAGAAAGCACTCAAAGTACTTGCTAATGCGAGTTATGGTTATATGGGGTGGACGGGTGCAAGATGGTACTGTAGACGCTGTGCAGAAGCCGTGACAGCATGGGGAAGGCAACTAATTCTAACAGCGATTGAATATGCGAGGAAGCTAGGGCTCAAAGTAATCTACGGAGACACAGATTCCCTATTCGTAACTTACGATCCTGAAAAGGTCCAAAAGCTTATAGAATTCGTTGAAAAAGAGCTCGGCTTTGAAATAAAAATCGATAAGATATACAAGAGAGTATTCTTCACTGAGGCCAAGAAGCGATATGCAGGAATACTAGAAGACGGACGCATCGATATTGTCGGCTTTGAAGCTGTTCGCGGAGACTGGTGCGACCTAGCCAAGGAAGTACAAGCAACAACAGCCGAAATAGTCCTAAAGACTGGCGATGTCAATAAAGCCATCGAATACGTCAGAAAGGTCATTAAAGAGCTTAAAGAAGGTAAAATACCCATAGAGAAACTCATAATATGGAAAACACTTAGCAAAAAACTAGAAGAATACGAACACGAAGCACCCCACGTAGTTGCAGCAAGGAGAATGAAAGAAGCAGGATTCGAGGTGTCAGTTGGCGACAAAATAGGCTATGTTATAGTCAAGGGTAAAGGAAACATATCTAGCAGAGCATATCCCTACTTCATGGTAAAGCCTAGTGACATTGATGTAGACTACTACATAGATAGACAGATAATTCCAGCAGCGCTTCGTATCCTAGGATACTTCGGTGTAACCGAGAACCAGCTAAAATCAGTGGCAACAGGACAGAGAAGCCTCTTCGAATTCTTCAAGCAACAAAAGAAATAA
- a CDS encoding GNAT family N-acetyltransferase, with protein MHCGILVRNADKDDLDQVYVIELESFNKPYPRWYLDILYSLSGNGDSFLVSFDDNGYVDGYIVAVPLRGGVCHIASIAVRKDCRRRKVGTALLQSLFELCEEKGFQNYLLEVSYMNTIAQLLYVRNSFAYIGFIRDYYGKNDHALVMLRTGETRLWRYQK; from the coding sequence TTGCACTGTGGTATACTAGTAAGAAATGCTGACAAAGACGATCTTGATCAGGTCTACGTAATTGAGCTTGAATCATTCAACAAGCCCTATCCTCGATGGTATCTCGATATACTATACAGCCTTAGCGGCAATGGTGATTCTTTTCTAGTGTCTTTCGACGATAATGGATATGTAGACGGGTATATTGTCGCTGTTCCGCTTCGTGGAGGTGTTTGCCATATAGCTTCAATAGCTGTTCGGAAGGATTGTCGTCGCCGCAAAGTGGGTACAGCTTTGTTGCAAAGCTTGTTTGAACTATGTGAGGAAAAAGGTTTCCAGAATTACTTACTCGAAGTGAGTTACATGAACACCATTGCACAATTACTGTATGTACGTAATAGTTTCGCTTATATTGGATTCATACGTGACTATTACGGTAAGAACGATCATGCACTCGTTATGCTCAGAACCGGAGAGACGAGGTTGTGGAGGTATCAGAAATAA
- a CDS encoding mRNA surveillance protein pelota: MKIVYKDLKQGVIKVVPEDTDDLWLLHTIIQPGDYVKARTFREIHFGERGSGRSSRIPMVLKIRVESTEFQPFTTRLRIRGVVVEGPEKYGVLGKYHTINLDPGTEVEITKPNGWPHTLLKRLEEATKGPSAIIVAIDYDDYAVALIRGQGIKIVAEGSLHLPGKDDPHREEKLREALVGVTKIVEELVEREAPLVIVVTGPGSVKEQLAELIKVRLGSKAPRIITDSASMGGVAGVYEEVRRGIMRDVLKEAASIYAEEFLERFEKMLSKEPQRVAYTLDDVLRAVEMGAVEEVLVLDELVRHPDPNIREIVDRILREADRTRAKISFISVETPAGLKVKALGGIVAILRYPIS, translated from the coding sequence TTGAAAATAGTCTATAAGGATTTGAAGCAAGGTGTTATCAAAGTAGTGCCAGAAGACACTGATGACTTATGGCTCTTGCATACTATCATTCAGCCAGGCGACTATGTAAAAGCCAGAACATTTAGAGAAATTCACTTCGGTGAACGAGGCAGCGGCAGGAGTAGTCGTATACCAATGGTGCTTAAGATACGGGTCGAGTCAACGGAGTTTCAGCCGTTCACGACAAGGCTACGCATTAGAGGTGTCGTTGTGGAAGGGCCGGAAAAGTATGGAGTACTTGGAAAGTATCATACTATAAACCTTGATCCAGGAACCGAAGTAGAGATAACTAAGCCAAATGGATGGCCTCATACACTGCTCAAGAGACTCGAAGAAGCAACAAAGGGGCCAAGCGCCATAATAGTTGCCATAGATTATGACGACTATGCTGTCGCCTTAATAAGGGGTCAAGGCATTAAGATTGTGGCAGAAGGCTCTCTTCACCTTCCAGGCAAAGATGACCCGCATCGTGAGGAAAAGCTCAGAGAAGCCTTAGTAGGAGTGACGAAAATAGTTGAGGAACTCGTAGAGAGGGAGGCTCCATTAGTAATAGTAGTAACGGGTCCTGGCAGTGTGAAAGAACAATTGGCTGAACTCATTAAGGTGAGGCTCGGAAGCAAAGCCCCAAGAATAATAACCGATAGTGCCTCGATGGGGGGTGTTGCAGGAGTCTACGAGGAAGTTAGGAGAGGGATAATGAGAGACGTGCTCAAAGAAGCTGCTAGTATCTACGCTGAGGAGTTCCTTGAAAGATTTGAGAAGATGCTTTCAAAAGAACCGCAAAGAGTTGCGTATACGCTAGATGACGTTTTGAGAGCTGTTGAGATGGGGGCCGTTGAGGAAGTACTTGTACTTGACGAGCTTGTTAGGCATCCAGACCCTAATATTAGGGAGATAGTTGACCGGATACTACGCGAGGCTGACCGAACACGGGCAAAGATAAGCTTCATAAGCGTAGAGACACCAGCCGGGTTGAAAGTAAAAGCGCTTGGAGGAATCGTTGCAATTCTCCGATATCCTATCTCCTAA
- a CDS encoding radical SAM protein yields MPGRRFRLVEGVYAYVGELPLGCKLCIRGVKMVIFITGVCHDYCFYCPVSDKKFGKHVTYVNEEPAEDVEDLIDEAYRIGASGASITGGDPLLSIEKTIAAIRLLKDVFGSDFHIHLYTSGRYATADVLRRLDEAGLDEIRFHPTAPWLINRIEKALRVMKHSDVGVEIPVLPDKIEEIKMLIKKLDGMGVKFINLNEAEVSPSNITKLMERGYKISRSKPVLEGSEEAALKIVKWALENTRQISVHYCPARYKDKIQMRLRLLRKALRTARPYEEVMPQGLIRVLKVSKINSRVVELVKNGYGEIIDGVAYLDPRLADLVDGEIITRYPVGNYRRMPFESFKKPIYDSN; encoded by the coding sequence GTGCCTGGCCGCAGATTTCGCCTAGTTGAGGGCGTCTATGCCTATGTGGGTGAACTTCCGCTAGGCTGTAAACTATGCATTAGAGGAGTAAAAATGGTTATATTCATTACTGGTGTCTGCCACGACTATTGTTTCTATTGCCCTGTTTCTGACAAGAAATTTGGTAAGCATGTTACCTATGTTAATGAGGAGCCTGCAGAGGATGTTGAGGATTTAATTGATGAAGCTTACCGTATAGGAGCCTCTGGAGCGAGTATAACTGGAGGCGATCCCCTGTTAAGCATTGAAAAAACAATAGCCGCAATAAGACTCCTTAAAGACGTCTTTGGTTCCGATTTCCATATACACTTATACACGAGTGGTAGATACGCCACTGCCGATGTTCTTCGCAGACTTGATGAGGCAGGTCTTGACGAGATACGGTTTCATCCAACAGCTCCATGGCTCATTAATAGGATAGAAAAAGCGCTAAGAGTTATGAAGCATTCAGATGTAGGTGTAGAGATACCAGTTCTGCCAGACAAGATTGAGGAAATAAAGATGTTGATAAAGAAGCTCGATGGGATGGGTGTTAAGTTTATAAACTTAAATGAGGCTGAGGTTTCGCCCTCGAATATTACGAAGCTTATGGAGCGTGGCTATAAGATTTCAAGAAGTAAGCCTGTCTTAGAAGGCAGCGAGGAAGCGGCTCTTAAGATAGTAAAGTGGGCTCTTGAGAATACACGTCAGATATCAGTCCACTATTGCCCGGCACGCTATAAAGATAAGATACAGATGAGGCTAAGACTCCTTCGAAAAGCGTTAAGAACGGCAAGGCCTTACGAAGAGGTCATGCCACAAGGCCTTATAAGGGTTCTTAAAGTGAGTAAGATCAACAGCCGTGTTGTTGAGCTAGTTAAAAACGGGTATGGAGAAATTATAGATGGAGTAGCTTATCTTGACCCTAGGCTCGCCGACCTTGTTGACGGTGAGATAATTACTCGTTATCCTGTAGGGAACTATAGAAGAATGCCTTTTGAAAGCTTTAAAAAGCCTATTTATGACTCGAATTAG
- a CDS encoding nucleotidyltransferase domain-containing protein codes for MVREKVEKRPEYRIVVYDDKHWALLRRLRKEAIHIMNALVEAGLWPIVHGSVARGDVHESSDIDIFVPVTVPSYRIEFALERKGIRISHKVIVQATPTSTPKAYLVLDVEERKVVSFPLAKLSKTEYEFYYFGGALDYQGLIQDKRVPGVDKRLVLIEPIQEGHRESSIIGREAEVAKLLGISLETVIERIRVLTRRDKLGRTGVFVKVELEPWDSIEEAVQSIARENPLFRRALREKGSPLI; via the coding sequence ATGGTTAGAGAGAAGGTTGAGAAAAGACCAGAGTATCGAATAGTTGTTTATGATGATAAGCATTGGGCTCTGCTTAGACGGTTACGTAAGGAAGCTATTCATATTATGAATGCCTTAGTTGAGGCAGGACTATGGCCTATTGTTCATGGAAGTGTTGCGCGGGGTGATGTGCATGAAAGCAGTGATATAGATATCTTTGTGCCCGTTACTGTACCATCCTATAGAATAGAGTTTGCGCTTGAGAGAAAAGGTATTCGTATATCTCATAAAGTTATTGTGCAGGCCACTCCTACAAGTACGCCAAAAGCTTACCTTGTTCTAGATGTTGAAGAGAGAAAGGTAGTTTCATTCCCATTGGCCAAGCTGTCTAAAACTGAATACGAGTTCTATTACTTTGGCGGGGCACTCGATTATCAAGGACTTATTCAGGATAAACGTGTACCAGGTGTTGACAAACGGCTAGTTCTTATAGAGCCGATTCAAGAAGGTCATAGAGAGTCAAGCATAATCGGTAGAGAGGCTGAAGTCGCTAAGCTTCTTGGAATAAGTCTTGAAACAGTTATAGAAAGAATTCGTGTTCTTACTCGGAGAGATAAATTAGGCCGTACCGGTGTCTTTGTTAAGGTAGAACTTGAACCCTGGGACTCTATAGAGGAAGCTGTACAAAGTATTGCAAGAGAAAATCCATTATTCCGTAGAGCGTTGAGAGAGAAAGGTTCACCACTGATATGA